A window of Dehalococcoidales bacterium genomic DNA:
GGTACTCCCCAGGGACGCGGACTTCCCCTATACCATTCGCCTCGTCTCCGAGGTCCTCAGTTCTAATGGCAGCACCTCGATGGCCAGCGTCTGTGCCAGCAGTCTGTCACTGATGGATGCCGGTATTCCCATCAGCAGGTCGGTTGCCGGTATTGCCATGGGTCTGGTCACGGATACCGAAGGCCACTTCACCGTCCTTACTGACCTCGAGGGCATGGAAGACTTCTACGGCGACATGGACTTCAAGGTGGCCGGCACCACCGAGGGAATCACGGCAGTGCAGATGGACACCAAGCTCAAAGGCCTCACAATGGAAATTGTTAAGGCGACACTGCACCAGGCCCTCGAAGCCCGCATGTCCATCCTGGATGTAATGGACCGGACCATCAGCACCAGCCGGTCTGAGGTCAGTAAATATGCACCACGCATGTACAGGATGACAATCAGTACTGAGAAGATTGGCGCCATTATCGGCCCTGGCGGTAAGACAATCCGGTCGATTCAGGAACAGACCAAGACCACAATCGATGTCGATAACGAAGGTACGGTACTGATAGGCTCCACCGATGAGTCCAACGCCCAGCAGGCGATAACCATGATCGAAGGCCTGACCAGGGAAATCGAGGTCGGCAGCATATACACCGGAAAAGTGACCCGCCTGCTCAGTTTCGGCGCTTTCGTGGAAATCCTGCCCGGCAAAGAGGGCATGGTCCATATCAGTGAGCTGGCCAACTACCGGGTTCCCACCATTGAGGACGAGGTCAAGGTCGGTGATGAGATTACGGTTAAGGTAATCAGGAACGAAGACGGCAAGATTGCCCTGTCCCGGAAGGCTGTCTTCGAGAAGGATGCACCCGATCAGGCTGGCGACCGCAGACCGCCACCCGGCAACTATCCGACGCGAAGGCCTAACGATTCCCGGCCTCCGCAGCGCCCCCGCTTTCCCCAGGACAGACGGTGACCATAGAATACAGGAGCTAAACCATGAGCGTCATCAGAGTCGTTGTCCAGGGAGCACTGGGCAGGATGGGCAAAGAAATAGTCAGTGCCCTGTGCCAGGAACCGGAAACCGGGGTGGTTGGTGCCACCGAGCAGAGCGTCACCACGGACCGACTTGAGCTACCTGACGGCTCCGGCAGCGTACCCTTCTCTACCGACCTGGACCATATCCTCACCGAGTGCAAACCGGATGTCCTGGTGGACTTCACCACCGCCAGTGCCACCATACCGGCTGTGCGTGCCGCTACCAGCAGGGGTGTTAACGTGGTAGTCGGCACCACCGGACTCAGTGCTGATGATGTCGACGAAATCGAGCGCCTGACCACAGCCGGCGGGGTTGGTGCCGTGGTAGCACCGAATTTCGCCCTGGGGGCAGTCGTTATGATGCACCTGGCCAACATCGCCGCCAGGTATCTCGATTACGCAGAGATAACCGAACTGCACCACGACCGGAAGGCAGACGCCCCGTCGGGGACGGCTCTGAACACCGCCCGGGACATGCTCAGGGCGCGTGGCAGGCCATTCCTCAAGTCCGCGGCAGCAGAGCAGTCCTTCCCCAGCCGCGGCGAAGCGGTTGAGGGTATTAACATACACAGTATCCGTCTGCCCGGTCTTCTGGCCCACCAGGAGGTCGTTTTCGGGGCAGCAGGCCAGACACTGACGGTACGCCATGACACCATCAGCCGGGAGTGCTTCATGCCCGGTGTCATCCTGGCAGTCAAAGATGTCGTCAGCCGTAAGGGGCTGGTACGCGGGCTGGACGCTCTACTCGGTCTGGAAAAAACGAAATGAAACAGTACAGAGTCGCCATTGTCGGGGCCACCGGCCTTGTCGGGCAGGAGTTCATCAGGATACTGGAACAACGTGACTTCCCCATGTCCTCGGTGAGGTTGCTTGCTTCGGACCGCTCCGCCGGCAGGAAGCTGTTTGTCAGGCATGAGGAGATTGAGGTAGAGGAGACCGTCCCCGAGTCCTTCGAGAACATCGATATCGCCCTGTTCTCGGCAGGCGGTGACACCAGCCGGTATTTCTCGCCGATGGCGGCGCGTGCCGGAGCGGTGGTTGTCGACAATAGCTCGGCCTTCAGAATGGACCCGGGTGTGCCGCTGGTGGTGCCCGAGGTCAACCCGGAAGACATCAAATGGCACCGGGGCATCATCGCCAACCCGAATTGCTCTACCATCCAGATGGTGGTTGCCCTGTACCCGCTGCACAAGGTCAACCCAATCAAGCGGGTTATTGTTGATACCTACCAGGCCGTATCGGGCACCGGTTCCGCCGCAGTGGAGGAACTGACCACGCAGACCAAACAGGTACTCGAAGGCCAGGAGGTTGTTTCCAGCGTCTATCCCCATCAGATAGCCTTTAATGTGCTGCCGGAGATAGACGTCTTCCTGGACAATGCCTACACTAAGGAAGAGTGGAAGATGGTGGAGGAGACCAGGAAGATAATGCACGCCAACGAAATCGCCATCTCGGCAACCTGTGTGCGTGTCCCGGTATTCACCGGACACAGCGAAGCGGTCAACATTGAGTTTTCCCGGCCCATGTCCCCGGATGAGGCACGGCAGATTCTTGCCCGGGCACCGGGGGTCAAGGTGCTGGATGATACCACGGTCAGCCTTTATCCCCACGCATGGCTGGCCGCCGGTACCGACGAAGTGTACGTCGGACGCATCCGGCAGGACGCGTCCCATCCCAGCGGTCTGGCAATGTGGGTAGTGTCCGATAACCTGCGCAAGGGGGCCGCCCTGAACGCCATACAGATTGCCGAAGAGATGACCAGGAGAGACTGGTTATCTTCCGGAGGTTAGTGAGATGAAGGACCCGGGACGACTACTTACGGCAATGGTGACACCCTTCGACGACAAGGGGGAAGTTGACTACCAGCAGGCCAGGAAGCTGGCGCTGGCCCTGCTCGACTCCGGAAGCGAAGGACTGGTGGTTGTCGGCACGACCGGAGAATCGCCGACCCTCAACAGGGAGGAGGAACTGCGCCTCTTCGCCGAGGTGAAGTCCGCCGTGGGTGACCGTGGTGCGGTGATTGCCGGCACCGGTAGCAACAATACGGTCGAGGCTATAGCGGCAACCAGGGGTGCCGAAAAGGCCGGCGTGGACGGCTGCCTGCTCGTCGTGCCCTACTACAACAAGCCCACCCAGGAGGGGCTTTACCAGCACTTCAAGGCCATCGCGGAGAGCACCTCCCTGCCCTGCATCCCCTACAATGTGCCGTCCCGCACCGTCACCAGCCTGTCAGTCGAGACTACCATCAGGCTGAGCCAGATAGACAACATCATCGGCGTTAAGGAAGCCAGCGGCAACCTGGAAAATATCGCCAGGATTATCAGCGGTACCAGGAACTTTCGCGTCTGGAGCGGTAATGATACCGATACCCTGCTGATACTGGCTGTAGGCGGCTACGGCATCATCAGTGTCGCCTCCCACCTCGTCGGCAAGCAGATTAACGAGATGATATACAGCTTCCTCAACGGTCAGACGGGCAAGGCAGCGGAGATACACCGCCGTCTCCTGCCCCTGGTGAACGCCCTCTTCGTAGTCTCCAACCCGATACCGGTGAAATACGCCCTCAACCATGCCGGTTTCAACGTGGGAAAACCGCGACTGCCGCTCACCGAACCGGACGAGAAGGCCGCCGCCCTCATCAGGGACACCATGAAGGACTACCGGATAGACCTTCCCGTGTAGTGGGCGCACATCCTGTCCGTCAATTTTGTGCGGGCACCGGTATTAGCTCCATCTCGCCGTTGCGCTGGGATATTTCGATGTTCTTCAGCCAGTGCTCGTTATCCTCGTCGGGGCAGTCGCTGCGATAGTGGGCGTCACGACTCTCTGCTCCATCAGGGTAGCTACCCCGCTGCCGCTGATAACATCAGCATTTATTCTCTAAAAGAATAGTTGCCGCCGCACCCATCTGGCTGAAGAGTTTCACAGGCTGATGAAAAAGGGGAATCCAGAGGGGGTGCTCCTCAGAAGAGACGGAATCCCTGGACTCTCCGCCTCGGGTCATTTCCCCAAGCTCTTACCAGAATAGTGAGGTACTCCCTTTTAGGTGCGAATAAACCCTGCCGGAAATTATCCTTCACACCGTTTTGGGGTGTTAGAGAGGGGTGTAACCCCTTTCGAGGGGGATTTCAAGGGGGTGCCCCCCTTGACGTTTCTCTCTGTCTGGCGGCGCCAGATCTGGCTAGGCTACCCAAATCGAATCATACATGTACGCCCCATCCCCTTTATTCCCTTCCCAATACGGGGAAGGGGAAGAATGGGCCGCACGGGGGATGGTCGAAAGGGTTTTTTCAGCAGCCTTCCCGTCTAGCCCGCTCAGCCCCCCTACAGGATGTCGCGGTGGATGATGGTCTGCTCCCGTGACGCCCCGACGGAGATGACACTTACCGGGCAGGAAACAAGCTGTTCAAGCCTCTCAAGATACTGGCGAGCCTGTGGCGGTAGATGCTGATACTTCCTGACATCACTTATAGACTTCTCCCACCCGGGTAGCTCTTCATAGACCGGCTGGCACTTCTCCAGAAGGCTTACGTTTGCCGGGAAATAGTCTATCTCTTTGCCCTCCAGTTGATACCCAACGCATATCTTCAGCCGTGGAAGATTATCCAGGATGTCAAGCCGGGTGACCGCCATCCCGGTGAAACCATTCACCCGGTGGCTGAAACGGGCGGCCACGGCGTCGAACCAGCCGCAGCGGCGCGGCCTGCCGGTGGTGGTGCCGTACTCATGCGCCCGCTCCCGGATGAGGTCACCGGTCTCATCCTGCAACTCGGTGGGGAACGGACCGGAGCCAACCCTCGAGCAGTAGGCCTTATAGACACCAAGGACACGGTTCAACCTGACCGGGCTAATACCCGAACCGAGGACAGCTCCTGCCGCTGTCGGCGGTGAAGAAGTACCGTAGGGGTACGTGCCGAAATCAGGGTCGAGCAGCGTCCCCTGGGCCCCCTCCAGCAACACCAGGTCGTCACGGCTGAATGCCTCCTCCAGCAGAGTCGTCGTCTCACGGATATGGGGGGCAAGACGCTCACCGTACCGGCAATACTCCCTGTATACCTGCTCCAGTGATAGCGGCTCCGCACCGTAAACCCTGGTCAGGATAACATTCTTATGCTCAAGAATGTGGCTCAATCGCTCACGGAATCCCTCGCTGTCCAGAAGGTCCCCGGCCCTGATACCGAGCCTGGCCACCTTGTCCGAATAAGCAGGTCCGATACCCTTCCGGGTAGTGCCGATGGCCTTACCACCCCTCGCTTCCTCCTCCAGGCCGTCGAGCAGGATGTGATAGGGCATTATCAGGTTGGCACGGTCACTGATGACCAGCCGGGAGGTGTTAATACCCCGTTCCTGAAGCTGGTCTATCTCGGAAATGAGTACCGCCGGATTTATCACCATCCCGTTGCCCAGGATGCAGGTAGCCTTGGCCGAGAAGATACCGGATGGGACGAGGTGCAGGGCAAACTTGCCAAAGGGATTGATAACGGTATGCCCGGCGTTATCCCCGCCGGAGAACCGGATTACCAGGTCCGCGCTCTCTGCCAGCATATCGACTACCTTTCCTTTTCCCTCGTCACCCCACTGGGCACCTATAACTGCAATGACCGGCATAGTATCTCCAATCTATCCTGTTTTTGTTTGCCGCCAGACGTGAAGCAATCTCTGCGCTACCGTCACCACACTCAGCGCGGCAATGACACAAAGGGTAATGAACAGGGCATTGCCAATGGGGCTGAGCAGGAGGCCCAGCACCAGCACGACCACACGCTCCGACCGCGTGAAGAGCCCCACTTCACACTCCAGGCCCATCGCCTCCGCCCTTGCCCGGATATAGCTCACCAGCACTGACGCCACCCAGACGGTACCCACAACCACAACCCCGGCAGTAGACTGTTGCCCGGCATACATCACCATAAGCCCAAGCAGTACCACTGCCTCGCCAAGACGGTCCAGCGTGGAATCCAGTATTGCCCCGAACCGGCTTGTTTGCCCGGTATAGCGGGCCAGCGCCCCGTCTATGGTATCGAAGAACCCACCAAACAGCACGACGAAGCCGGCAGCAAAAGGATGTCCCAGGGCAATCAGTACACCCGCGCCTGCGGCGATGAGTACGCCGAACCAGGTTATCACATTGGGTGTGATTGGGGTCCTGGCCAGTAGTCTGACCAGCGGCCGGGTAAGGTAGTAAGCCAGGGTTTTGCGGACTTCGACTAGCGTCGTCACTGGCCGCCGTCCCTGCCGCGTCGCATCATCCAATCCATACACTATTACCGCCTGACTATCCCGTCATCGCGTCCGCGGCGTCCTTCCCACGGACTTCACCGATTACGCGAAGGTAGTAGTCCATTATCCTGCGGGCAACAAGCTCCCAGCTATAGTCTCTGGACTTAGCCTCTCCCCTGGCACCCATTTGCTTGCGCAGTGCTTCGTCATTTAGCAGGGTGAGCAGTGCCCGGGCCAGTTCCTGGTAGTTCTGCGGTGGCACCAGTAAACCATCCTCACCATCGCTCACCACGCTGGCATACCCCGGTATATTGGTAGCCACAACCGGTTTACCGGTAGCCATGGCCTCAAGCAATACGATACCGAAGCTTTCTCGGCTGGTTGCCGGGGCGCAGAAGATATCAGCTGTCTTGTAGTACCGCGCCTTGTCCTCGTTGGACACATAGCCAACGAACACCACGTCCTTCAGGCCGGTCTTCTCAATCCACCTTTCGTACCGCTTCCGCAGCCTCGTGCCGGGTCCCACGACTATCAACCGCGACTCCGGGATTTCCTGCTTCACCAGCAGGAAGGCGTTCAGCAGGTAGTTCAGACCCTTGCGGAACTCCAGCCGCCCCACGAACAGGATATTCAGCTTCCCGTCCTGGAATCTCTCCATGGGCGTAACGCTATCGGAGAAGCGCTCCAGGTCGATACCATTAGGGATTATCTCATAAGACCCCGGAATATACTTACTATGGTATTCCTGAGCCGGTTTCGAAACGGCTATCCGACCGTGAAGATTATGCAGTCGCTGGCGTATCAGCCATGTGCTGATAGGCCTGCCCCAGTTATAACCCGGTTTACCCTCCGCAGCATGAAAGGTCCCCACGGTGACCGTATTGGAAAACCGTACCATGGCGCTGCACAGCATCGGCATGAAGGGCTCGTGGAGGTGGATAATGTCGAACTGTTCCCTGGCAAGCACCTCTTTTATCGCCGGCGCCAGGTGCATTGAGATGGAGACACGGATGATGGAATCGCTACTGGGAATGGGAAAGGGTCTACCGATGGCAATGAATCTGTCCCCGAAGTCCCTGACGACGCGGGACGCAGGAGCAATGACCTTGACATCATGACCCATGCGTGTGAGTTGCAGGTCCAGTGAGGAAATGTGATTGGTAACCCCACCCGGGTGAGCAAAATCATAGGGAGACACCAATGCTATTTTCATCACCGGTTACCTGAGCCCCTACCCTCATATTCAGCACCGCAAGAGCGCTCAAACGGGCCAGCTATTCTTCCTTCGTCTTCGCATCTCCGGTATTCGTGACGATGAACTCCTCCACCATCCGGTGCGCTTCATCATCAGAGTACTGAATGGGAGGTGATTTCATAAAATAGGCTGCCGG
This region includes:
- the dapB gene encoding 4-hydroxy-tetrahydrodipicolinate reductase, which translates into the protein MSVIRVVVQGALGRMGKEIVSALCQEPETGVVGATEQSVTTDRLELPDGSGSVPFSTDLDHILTECKPDVLVDFTTASATIPAVRAATSRGVNVVVGTTGLSADDVDEIERLTTAGGVGAVVAPNFALGAVVMMHLANIAARYLDYAEITELHHDRKADAPSGTALNTARDMLRARGRPFLKSAAAEQSFPSRGEAVEGINIHSIRLPGLLAHQEVVFGAAGQTLTVRHDTISRECFMPGVILAVKDVVSRKGLVRGLDALLGLEKTK
- a CDS encoding aspartate-semialdehyde dehydrogenase, translating into MKQYRVAIVGATGLVGQEFIRILEQRDFPMSSVRLLASDRSAGRKLFVRHEEIEVEETVPESFENIDIALFSAGGDTSRYFSPMAARAGAVVVDNSSAFRMDPGVPLVVPEVNPEDIKWHRGIIANPNCSTIQMVVALYPLHKVNPIKRVIVDTYQAVSGTGSAAVEELTTQTKQVLEGQEVVSSVYPHQIAFNVLPEIDVFLDNAYTKEEWKMVEETRKIMHANEIAISATCVRVPVFTGHSEAVNIEFSRPMSPDEARQILARAPGVKVLDDTTVSLYPHAWLAAGTDEVYVGRIRQDASHPSGLAMWVVSDNLRKGAALNAIQIAEEMTRRDWLSSGG
- the dapA gene encoding 4-hydroxy-tetrahydrodipicolinate synthase, coding for MKDPGRLLTAMVTPFDDKGEVDYQQARKLALALLDSGSEGLVVVGTTGESPTLNREEELRLFAEVKSAVGDRGAVIAGTGSNNTVEAIAATRGAEKAGVDGCLLVVPYYNKPTQEGLYQHFKAIAESTSLPCIPYNVPSRTVTSLSVETTIRLSQIDNIIGVKEASGNLENIARIISGTRNFRVWSGNDTDTLLILAVGGYGIISVASHLVGKQINEMIYSFLNGQTGKAAEIHRRLLPLVNALFVVSNPIPVKYALNHAGFNVGKPRLPLTEPDEKAAALIRDTMKDYRIDLPV
- a CDS encoding adenylosuccinate synthase — encoded protein: MPVIAVIGAQWGDEGKGKVVDMLAESADLVIRFSGGDNAGHTVINPFGKFALHLVPSGIFSAKATCILGNGMVINPAVLISEIDQLQERGINTSRLVISDRANLIMPYHILLDGLEEEARGGKAIGTTRKGIGPAYSDKVARLGIRAGDLLDSEGFRERLSHILEHKNVILTRVYGAEPLSLEQVYREYCRYGERLAPHIRETTTLLEEAFSRDDLVLLEGAQGTLLDPDFGTYPYGTSSPPTAAGAVLGSGISPVRLNRVLGVYKAYCSRVGSGPFPTELQDETGDLIRERAHEYGTTTGRPRRCGWFDAVAARFSHRVNGFTGMAVTRLDILDNLPRLKICVGYQLEGKEIDYFPANVSLLEKCQPVYEELPGWEKSISDVRKYQHLPPQARQYLERLEQLVSCPVSVISVGASREQTIIHRDIL
- a CDS encoding CDP-alcohol phosphatidyltransferase family protein, which produces MTTLVEVRKTLAYYLTRPLVRLLARTPITPNVITWFGVLIAAGAGVLIALGHPFAAGFVVLFGGFFDTIDGALARYTGQTSRFGAILDSTLDRLGEAVVLLGLMVMYAGQQSTAGVVVVGTVWVASVLVSYIRARAEAMGLECEVGLFTRSERVVVLVLGLLLSPIGNALFITLCVIAALSVVTVAQRLLHVWRQTKTG
- a CDS encoding glycosyltransferase family 4 protein; the encoded protein is MKIALVSPYDFAHPGGVTNHISSLDLQLTRMGHDVKVIAPASRVVRDFGDRFIAIGRPFPIPSSDSIIRVSISMHLAPAIKEVLAREQFDIIHLHEPFMPMLCSAMVRFSNTVTVGTFHAAEGKPGYNWGRPISTWLIRQRLHNLHGRIAVSKPAQEYHSKYIPGSYEIIPNGIDLERFSDSVTPMERFQDGKLNILFVGRLEFRKGLNYLLNAFLLVKQEIPESRLIVVGPGTRLRKRYERWIEKTGLKDVVFVGYVSNEDKARYYKTADIFCAPATSRESFGIVLLEAMATGKPVVATNIPGYASVVSDGEDGLLVPPQNYQELARALLTLLNDEALRKQMGARGEAKSRDYSWELVARRIMDYYLRVIGEVRGKDAADAMTG